A single window of Mycolicibacterium aurum DNA harbors:
- the urtA gene encoding urea ABC transporter substrate-binding protein: protein MFRSSRRSTTRLRRCSAALLAATALLAAGCGSRAGDDDAAAAQSCVDTSGETVKIGAINSLSGGLAVSESVIRDAIVMAVEQVNASGGVLGKQLELIGEDGASEPTLFAEKAQKLVQSDCVAAVFGGYTSASRKAMLPVFEDSNALLYYGQQYEGLESSPNIFYTGATTNQQIIPSLDYLKEQGVTSLYLVGSDYVFPRTSNAIVKAYAQANGIEIKGEDYTPLGSTDFSTIVNKIRAADADAVFNVVVGDSLVAFFREYRAAGLTAEAMPVMSMCVGEEEVKSIGADTLTGQLSSWNYYQTLESAENTKFVADFKARFGPDRVTSDPMESAYAAVMLWKATVEKANSFAVSDIQNAAGGVTVTAPEGEMTIDGENHHVTKTARIGRVDADGLIYQVWQSPGPIEPDPYLKGYPWAEGITG, encoded by the coding sequence ATGTTCAGGTCATCGAGACGTTCCACCACACGGCTCAGGCGGTGTTCGGCCGCGCTGCTGGCGGCCACCGCACTGCTGGCCGCAGGCTGCGGCAGCCGGGCCGGAGACGACGATGCGGCGGCAGCGCAAAGCTGTGTCGACACCTCAGGTGAGACCGTGAAGATCGGGGCCATCAACTCGCTGTCCGGCGGTCTGGCCGTCAGCGAGTCCGTCATCCGCGACGCGATCGTGATGGCCGTCGAGCAGGTCAACGCCTCCGGCGGCGTACTGGGCAAGCAGCTCGAGCTGATCGGCGAGGACGGCGCCTCCGAGCCCACGCTTTTCGCGGAGAAGGCGCAGAAGCTCGTCCAGTCCGACTGTGTGGCCGCTGTTTTCGGCGGATACACCTCGGCGAGCCGTAAGGCCATGCTGCCAGTGTTCGAGGACTCGAACGCGCTGCTCTACTACGGACAGCAGTACGAGGGACTGGAGAGCTCCCCCAACATCTTCTACACCGGCGCCACCACCAACCAGCAGATCATCCCGTCGCTGGACTACCTCAAGGAGCAGGGGGTGACGTCGCTGTACCTGGTGGGCAGTGACTACGTCTTCCCGCGCACCTCCAATGCGATCGTGAAGGCCTACGCGCAGGCCAACGGCATCGAGATCAAGGGTGAGGACTACACCCCGCTGGGCAGCACCGACTTCTCCACGATCGTCAACAAGATCCGCGCCGCCGACGCCGACGCGGTGTTCAACGTGGTGGTCGGCGATTCGCTGGTCGCGTTCTTCCGCGAGTACCGCGCGGCGGGCCTGACCGCCGAGGCGATGCCGGTGATGTCGATGTGCGTCGGCGAAGAGGAAGTCAAGAGCATCGGCGCCGACACCCTGACGGGTCAGCTGTCGTCGTGGAACTACTACCAGACCCTGGAATCTGCGGAGAACACGAAGTTCGTCGCGGATTTCAAGGCGCGGTTCGGCCCCGACAGGGTCACGTCCGACCCGATGGAGTCGGCATATGCGGCGGTCATGCTGTGGAAAGCCACTGTGGAGAAGGCGAATTCGTTCGCCGTCAGCGACATCCAGAACGCCGCGGGCGGTGTCACCGTCACCGCCCCGGAAGGCGAGATGACGATCGACGGCGAGAACCACCACGTCACCAAGACCGCGCGCATCGGCCGGGTGGACGCCGACGGCCTGATCTATCAGGTGTGGCAATCGCCCGGCCCGATCGAGCCTGATCCCTACCTGAAGGGCTATCCGTGGGCCGAGGGGATCACGGGCTGA